From the Streptomyces nodosus genome, the window CCGTGCGCGGCGCCTGGGACTCGGCGTCGTCGACGCACAACGGGGCGGACCCGGGATCCCCGGAGCCGGCGCCGCAGAGGCCCTGAGCCCGGGGCGCCGGGACCGGGTACGGAGCCCCTGACAGGAAGAGGTGGAAGTCCGCGTGTCCCTTTCCCCCGTCCGTTACGGTCGCTCCCCGGCCTGGCGCGCGATGACGGTGCTGGCGCCGTTCGCCACCGTGGCGGCCCTGCACATCGGCCCGGCCGTCACCTGGCTTCCGGGGCTGCGGCGCGGTGTCCTGCCCGGGCTGGCCGGCACCGGCCACCCCCGGCATGTCGCCCTCACCTTCGACGACGGCCCCGATCCCGCATCGACCCCGCACTTTCTGGACGCACTGGACGGTCTCGGGGTGCGGGCGACCTTCTTTCTGCTGGGGGAGAGTGTCGTCCGCCATCCGGCGCTGACCCGGGCGATCGCGGAGCGCGGGCACGAACTCGCGGTGCACGGCTGGAGACATGACCGCCCCTGGCTGCCCCGCCCCGCCCGGGACCGGGCGGAGGTGGTGCGGGCCGCCCGGGTGGTGGGCGAGGTCTCGGGCAGCCGGCCGCGGTGGTACCGCCCGCCGTACGGGATCCTCACCTCCGGCCGCTGGGCGGCCGCCCGGACGGCGGGACTGCGGCCCGTGCTGTGGA encodes:
- a CDS encoding polysaccharide deacetylase family protein, producing the protein MTVLAPFATVAALHIGPAVTWLPGLRRGVLPGLAGTGHPRHVALTFDDGPDPASTPHFLDALDGLGVRATFFLLGESVVRHPALTRAIAERGHELAVHGWRHDRPWLPRPARDRAEVVRAARVVGEVSGSRPRWYRPPYGILTSGRWAAARTAGLRPVLWTAWGRDWTADASPASVRAVIGTELRGGGTLLLHDSDRTSAPGCWRAALGALPDVVLGLREAGLSVGPLAEHGTGVRRGAPR